The Agrobacterium vitis genome has a segment encoding these proteins:
- a CDS encoding polysaccharide deacetylase family protein, with translation MDGTIFKQGLIAGGLVAAGMARRFGAWKDARGLGAIFTLHQVRPYLPLRPDPNRHLEITPKFLDTALRALWRENYEFIRLEDVPARLATGQGQRPFAAFTLDDAYYSSRDFALPIFERFDAPFTVFVCQGLSERSHGLWWETLAALTRKAEQLKWDFDGRTRILSTDTPLRKAAAFRQIASQITAMNEADMIGRLNRMAAEVGIDSRDIVAKAILPSEALADFAAHPLVSLGAHTVSHRGLTGLDDETVRQELKLCADYLETLTGTRPVSFAYPYGDGRSVDRRTIDLVREAGFRLAVTTRPATLFERDGQRLHALPRISLNGHFQTPATVRTLASGIPFRLMSRKPAA, from the coding sequence ATGGATGGGACTATTTTCAAGCAGGGGCTGATCGCGGGCGGACTGGTCGCGGCGGGGATGGCGCGCAGGTTCGGTGCGTGGAAGGATGCGCGCGGGCTCGGCGCGATCTTCACCCTGCATCAGGTGCGCCCATATCTTCCTCTGAGACCCGACCCCAACCGGCATCTGGAAATCACTCCCAAATTCCTGGATACTGCCCTTCGCGCCCTGTGGCGGGAAAATTACGAATTCATCCGCCTGGAAGATGTGCCCGCACGGCTTGCCACAGGGCAAGGTCAAAGGCCGTTTGCGGCCTTTACTCTTGATGATGCCTATTACAGCAGCCGTGACTTCGCCCTGCCGATCTTCGAGCGGTTCGATGCGCCGTTCACGGTTTTTGTCTGCCAGGGCCTCAGCGAGCGCAGCCATGGCCTCTGGTGGGAAACCCTTGCTGCCCTGACCCGCAAGGCTGAGCAGCTGAAATGGGACTTCGACGGCAGGACGCGCATCCTGTCCACCGATACGCCATTGCGCAAAGCCGCCGCGTTCCGGCAGATCGCCAGCCAGATTACGGCGATGAACGAGGCAGACATGATCGGCAGGCTGAACCGGATGGCGGCAGAGGTCGGCATAGACAGCCGCGACATCGTTGCCAAAGCCATCCTGCCCTCGGAGGCACTGGCCGATTTTGCCGCCCATCCGCTGGTCAGCCTGGGCGCTCATACGGTCAGCCATCGAGGCTTGACCGGGCTTGATGATGAAACGGTGCGGCAGGAGTTGAAACTCTGCGCCGATTATCTCGAAACCCTGACCGGAACGCGACCGGTCAGTTTCGCCTATCCCTATGGCGATGGCCGTAGCGTCGATCGGCGTACCATCGATTTGGTGCGCGAGGCCGGTTTCCGTCTGGCAGTCACCACCCGGCCCGCGACATTGTTTGAAAGAGACGGACAGCGCCTGCACGCCCTGCCGCGCATTTCACTCAATGGTCATTTCCAGACGCCAGCCACGGTCCGGACGCTGGCATCGGGCATTCCCTTTCGCCTGATGTCACGCAAACCGGCTGCGTGA
- a CDS encoding DUF1344 domain-containing protein — protein MRFLIAMLLLAGSLFSPMGALAQSDDVESTIKSISTEKLTLTLEDGKTYSVPAEFNFDGLTTGVKVVVYYTMVDGKRVVDDLQVVN, from the coding sequence ATGCGCTTCCTTATCGCTATGCTGTTGCTGGCTGGCAGCCTGTTTTCGCCAATGGGTGCGCTTGCGCAAAGCGATGACGTGGAATCGACCATCAAGTCGATCAGCACCGAAAAGCTGACCCTGACGCTGGAGGATGGCAAAACCTATTCGGTGCCAGCGGAATTCAATTTCGACGGCCTGACGACCGGCGTCAAGGTTGTGGTTTATTACACCATGGTCGATGGCAAGCGGGTTGTGGACGATTTGCAGGTCGTGAACTGA
- a CDS encoding bifunctional diguanylate cyclase/phosphodiesterase encodes MTEFANPADLQIRRSSNVAMALLALAFVLLTSLLAYIGYLNITDYRSQLRGQVQADLQRVSGMMTQRTEENFFALRHLVHALSPLEGALASPQTEGLVRGILRERPEFRALALARGTVIEQVWTQQGLSPKTSMTIGSDSDTDMLLLDDGQLQLDLTAADVTPSPIHVRAILDTAKFIQSAIADGATAPVGNGPAIEIAVMVQTASGTRTVFGSPSLAAEDLTRPDLAKQNMTGENPEILTMALQGGTLQVYGRPRAGWQQKPQDHSNFVMTLVAVDLAFAAPLCGIAMLFISRAKRRRALQQMEDKYRALTRRFELAMDSSNIGMWELATDNPTLHQDSRAAQLHGSGSGGDLDQDMTRWLETVHPEDRAKAQAHVMACQQGENSQDYRVVLESGVIRTLRSVGSHADASGHNRVTGLVWDITADVAMQNDLRAAKESSDIKNAELELALDELSIREQQLESLSYRFELALDSYGCGVWEHDFSTGHTVWDERMCYLYNIPATSSHITDALWLSKIHKDDHEMLMEAARNAVKQHTRLNTSQRVLLDQGGTRWVRSVGQVHIDRNGRKKLIGISFDVTADVLLTEELRTAKAEAEARNIELELTKNRIEFNALHDPLTGLANRRKLDIALDNLTRQSQANRSRFTILHLDLDRFKEINDTLGHAAGDAMLVNAARVLSRHMNSGDLVARIGGDEFVVLLHGPIDTKAAAELAERIIQDINIPVDFEGFICRCGVSIGIAEAKGLRTDARKILINADLALYEAKRQGRNCFQFFTDNLQANIVSSKRIADELLHALENDEITAWYQPQFCANSMELVGAEALVRWQHPTRGILPSNSFLKVAEDLNVMARIDQIVLELALKDKMRWAAMGVKLPKISVNVSSRRLHDAGLIETLESLSISPGEISFELVESIFLDESEDIATTNIERIKALGIDIEIDDFGTGHTSIISLLKLQPKRLKIDRQLVMPLLNSSRERAMVRSIIDIARSLGVATVAEGVESTAHAQILRELGCDLLQGYAFAKPLPFEEFGRFALQTDRQMAS; translated from the coding sequence ATGACAGAATTCGCAAATCCCGCCGATCTCCAAATACGCCGTTCCAGCAATGTGGCGATGGCGTTATTGGCCCTGGCGTTTGTCCTGCTGACAAGCCTGCTTGCCTATATCGGTTATCTCAATATCACCGACTACCGCAGCCAATTGCGCGGGCAAGTCCAAGCGGACCTGCAGCGGGTCAGCGGGATGATGACCCAAAGAACCGAGGAGAATTTCTTCGCGCTTCGGCATCTTGTCCATGCATTGTCACCGCTTGAAGGCGCATTGGCCTCGCCGCAAACGGAGGGGCTTGTTCGCGGTATTCTAAGGGAACGTCCGGAATTTCGAGCTTTGGCGCTGGCCCGAGGCACTGTCATAGAACAGGTGTGGACGCAGCAAGGGCTCTCCCCCAAGACCAGCATGACGATCGGTTCGGATTCGGACACGGATATGCTATTGCTGGATGACGGGCAATTGCAACTGGATCTCACCGCCGCCGATGTGACGCCCTCCCCTATCCATGTCCGTGCCATTCTGGATACCGCCAAATTCATCCAGTCTGCTATCGCCGATGGCGCCACCGCTCCGGTCGGCAACGGACCGGCTATCGAGATTGCCGTCATGGTGCAGACCGCATCCGGTACGCGCACTGTTTTTGGTAGCCCGTCGCTCGCGGCTGAGGATTTGACCAGGCCGGATTTGGCCAAGCAGAACATGACCGGGGAAAACCCGGAAATACTGACCATGGCGCTTCAAGGCGGGACGCTGCAAGTGTATGGCCGCCCCCGGGCAGGCTGGCAGCAGAAACCGCAGGATCACAGTAATTTCGTCATGACGCTGGTTGCCGTGGATCTGGCTTTTGCAGCACCGCTTTGCGGCATAGCAATGCTTTTCATCTCCCGCGCCAAACGCCGGCGTGCGCTCCAGCAGATGGAAGACAAGTACCGGGCCTTGACCCGGCGTTTCGAACTGGCAATGGACAGTTCCAATATCGGCATGTGGGAACTTGCAACCGACAATCCGACCCTCCATCAAGACAGCCGTGCCGCACAATTGCATGGATCAGGCAGCGGCGGCGATCTCGATCAGGACATGACCCGCTGGTTGGAAACCGTGCATCCGGAAGACCGCGCCAAGGCGCAAGCCCATGTTATGGCCTGCCAGCAAGGTGAAAACAGCCAGGATTACCGGGTCGTGCTGGAGAGCGGCGTGATCCGCACCTTGCGCTCCGTCGGCAGCCATGCGGATGCCTCCGGGCATAACCGTGTGACGGGTCTCGTCTGGGACATTACTGCCGATGTCGCCATGCAAAATGATCTCCGAGCTGCCAAGGAGAGCTCAGACATCAAGAATGCGGAACTGGAACTGGCCCTGGACGAGTTGTCCATCCGAGAGCAGCAGTTGGAAAGCCTGTCCTATCGGTTTGAACTGGCGCTGGATTCCTATGGCTGCGGCGTGTGGGAACATGATTTTTCCACAGGCCACACCGTCTGGGACGAACGCATGTGCTATCTCTATAATATTCCGGCCACCAGCAGTCATATCACCGACGCATTGTGGCTGAGCAAGATCCATAAAGACGACCACGAAATGTTGATGGAGGCCGCACGCAACGCGGTAAAGCAGCATACGCGCCTCAACACCAGCCAACGGGTATTGTTGGACCAGGGCGGCACACGCTGGGTGCGCTCCGTTGGCCAGGTGCATATCGACCGTAACGGACGCAAAAAGCTGATCGGCATCAGTTTCGATGTGACGGCCGACGTGCTGCTGACCGAAGAATTGCGCACGGCGAAGGCCGAGGCGGAAGCGCGCAATATCGAGCTTGAACTGACCAAGAACCGGATCGAATTCAATGCCTTGCATGATCCACTGACCGGCCTTGCCAATCGTCGCAAGCTGGATATCGCCCTGGATAACCTGACGCGGCAGTCCCAGGCGAACAGAAGCCGCTTCACCATTCTGCATCTCGACCTGGATCGTTTCAAGGAAATCAACGACACGCTGGGCCATGCCGCAGGCGATGCCATGCTGGTCAATGCGGCACGGGTTCTGTCGCGCCACATGAACAGCGGCGATCTGGTAGCGCGGATTGGCGGAGACGAATTCGTGGTTCTGCTGCATGGGCCAATCGATACCAAGGCCGCCGCCGAGCTAGCCGAGCGCATCATCCAGGACATTAACATACCCGTGGATTTCGAGGGCTTCATCTGCCGCTGCGGTGTCTCCATCGGCATTGCCGAGGCCAAGGGACTGCGAACCGATGCCCGCAAGATCCTGATCAATGCCGATCTGGCGCTTTACGAAGCCAAGCGGCAGGGCCGCAACTGTTTCCAATTCTTCACGGACAATCTCCAGGCCAATATTGTCAGTTCGAAGCGCATTGCCGACGAATTGCTGCATGCCCTTGAAAATGACGAGATCACCGCCTGGTACCAGCCGCAATTCTGCGCCAACAGCATGGAACTGGTCGGCGCCGAGGCGCTGGTCCGCTGGCAGCATCCAACCCGCGGCATCCTGCCCAGCAACAGCTTCCTGAAAGTGGCGGAAGACCTGAACGTCATGGCGCGGATCGACCAGATCGTGCTGGAACTGGCGCTGAAGGACAAGATGCGATGGGCCGCCATGGGTGTGAAACTGCCCAAGATTTCCGTCAATGTCTCGTCCCGCCGCCTGCATGATGCCGGGCTGATCGAGACGCTGGAAAGTCTCAGCATTTCGCCCGGTGAAATTTCCTTCGAACTGGTCGAATCGATCTTTCTCGATGAAAGCGAGGATATTGCCACCACCAATATCGAGCGGATCAAGGCGCTGGGCATCGACATCGAGATCGACGACTTCGGCACGGGCCACACGTCAATCATCAGCCTTTTGAAACTGCAACCCAAGCGACTGAAAATTGACCGGCAATTGGTGATGCCCCTGCTCAATTCCAGCCGGGAACGGGCCATGGTGCGCTCGATCATCGACATTGCCCGCTCTCTTGGAGTGGCAACCGTGGCCGAGGGCGTCGAAAGCACCGCCCATGCCCAGATCCTGCGCGAATTGGGCTGCGACCTCTTGCAAGGCTACGCTTTTGCAAAACCGCTGCCCTTCGAGGAGTTCGGCCGTTTCGCCTTGCAGACAGACCGCCAGATGGCGTCATAA
- a CDS encoding DnaJ C-terminal domain-containing protein, translating into MRDPYSILGVQRDAGTDEIKAAWRSKAKTSHPDQNREDPTATQRFAEIGQAYDVLKDPAKRSRYDQQRSKMDAMKREQTIMQQREEARAAAERARQAKANAERVMADLARIEAEKAKAEKAAEMLNVKVEAARARAQSAEAQAANASADATASANASAKAQAQTQAQAQPQAAAKPEPAKAAPDTAETAASSRPASPDAADDAVSKIFGAAPTDQRRGEDEASEDGNRSRGFALPVLGLISSLVRRIRKPAPPVLEKAPDIMVEATIAIDDLLQHNTISVQLSDGREVRLPLEAGYTDGSIARLSGKGLKVPSMLTGDVLVTLRVLKSPAFSVDGYDIHCVVPIKLEDAVLGCDTVIEGPQGPLDITVPAWTGSDQSIRIEGEGLPSGPDERGALVVEIRVVLWEKPDEKVTDLMKVMKHGLFL; encoded by the coding sequence ATGCGTGATCCCTACTCCATTCTCGGCGTGCAGCGCGATGCTGGTACTGACGAGATCAAGGCTGCCTGGCGCTCGAAAGCCAAGACCTCTCATCCCGATCAGAACCGGGAGGACCCAACAGCAACCCAACGGTTTGCGGAGATCGGGCAGGCCTATGATGTGCTCAAGGACCCCGCAAAACGAAGCCGCTACGACCAGCAACGCTCGAAAATGGACGCCATGAAACGCGAACAGACGATCATGCAACAACGCGAGGAAGCCCGTGCGGCCGCTGAGCGCGCCCGTCAGGCCAAGGCCAATGCGGAGCGCGTCATGGCCGATCTGGCGCGCATCGAGGCGGAAAAGGCCAAGGCTGAAAAAGCCGCCGAAATGCTGAATGTCAAGGTTGAGGCCGCCCGCGCCCGCGCGCAATCGGCCGAAGCCCAGGCCGCCAATGCGTCGGCCGACGCAACAGCAAGCGCCAACGCCTCGGCCAAAGCCCAGGCTCAAACGCAGGCTCAAGCCCAGCCCCAGGCCGCAGCAAAGCCGGAACCCGCGAAAGCGGCTCCCGACACCGCCGAAACGGCGGCCTCAAGCCGCCCCGCAAGCCCGGACGCGGCAGACGATGCCGTCTCGAAGATTTTTGGCGCTGCCCCGACCGATCAGCGGCGAGGTGAAGACGAGGCAAGCGAAGACGGTAACCGATCACGCGGCTTCGCACTTCCGGTTCTTGGCCTGATTTCGTCGCTGGTGCGCCGCATTCGCAAACCCGCGCCGCCGGTTCTCGAAAAGGCCCCCGACATCATGGTCGAGGCCACCATCGCCATTGACGACCTGTTGCAACACAACACCATTTCCGTCCAGCTCAGCGATGGACGCGAGGTGAGGCTGCCGCTGGAAGCAGGGTATACCGATGGCAGCATTGCCCGGCTGTCCGGCAAGGGACTGAAAGTGCCGAGCATGTTAACCGGCGATGTGCTGGTCACGCTGCGGGTGTTGAAAAGCCCTGCCTTCAGCGTCGATGGCTATGACATTCACTGCGTGGTGCCGATCAAGCTTGAGGATGCCGTGCTGGGATGCGACACGGTGATCGAAGGGCCGCAAGGACCGCTCGACATTACCGTACCGGCCTGGACCGGCTCGGACCAGAGCATTCGCATCGAAGGCGAAGGCCTGCCCAGCGGCCCGGACGAACGGGGCGCACTGGTGGTGGAAATCAGGGTCGTGCTCTGGGAAAAACCGGACGAAAAAGTCACGGATCTGATGAAAGTGATGAAGCACGGGCTTTTCCTATAG
- the pdxH gene encoding pyridoxamine 5'-phosphate oxidase → MSQNELTTGDFTEEHEPFGLFETWLTEAKASEINDPNAVALATVDESGLPNVRMVLLKDFDQNGFVFYTNFESQKGTEILSQKKAAMCFHWKSLRRQVRLRGEVEVVSDAEADAYYQTRPIGSRIGAWASKQSRPLESRFALEKAVAEYTARYALGSIPRPAHWSGFRIKPLTIEFWRDGKFRLHDRIEFRREALGQPWSKVRMYP, encoded by the coding sequence ATGTCGCAAAATGAGTTAACAACCGGTGACTTTACCGAGGAGCATGAACCTTTTGGCTTGTTCGAAACGTGGCTCACGGAGGCAAAGGCCTCGGAGATCAACGATCCCAACGCTGTCGCATTGGCGACAGTCGATGAAAGCGGCCTGCCAAATGTGCGCATGGTACTGCTGAAAGATTTCGATCAAAACGGATTCGTCTTCTATACCAATTTCGAGAGCCAGAAAGGTACGGAGATTCTTTCCCAAAAGAAAGCCGCGATGTGCTTTCATTGGAAATCCCTGCGTCGCCAGGTACGGTTGCGCGGGGAAGTGGAAGTCGTGTCCGACGCCGAGGCCGATGCCTATTACCAGACAAGACCGATCGGCAGCCGGATCGGTGCCTGGGCCTCGAAACAGTCGCGGCCGCTGGAAAGCCGGTTTGCGTTGGAAAAAGCGGTTGCCGAATATACGGCGCGTTACGCCCTGGGGTCTATTCCCCGTCCAGCCCATTGGTCGGGTTTCCGGATCAAGCCATTGACCATCGAATTCTGGCGTGACGGTAAATTCCGGCTGCATGACCGGATCGAGTTTCGCCGCGAGGCGTTGGGGCAGCCCTGGAGCAAGGTGCGTATGTATCCTTGA
- a CDS encoding histidine phosphatase family protein: MLLYVIRHGQTDWNAEGRFQGQTDIPLNATGRGQAMRNGETLRHVLGDTVDTFDFVASPLGRTRETMQRVRTEMGLEPERYRLDDRLKEICFGDWEGHTTRELKELYPERVKQRSQGKWDFIAPGQRAESYEILSWRTGAWLASVRQPTVAVTHGGVIRSLFRLIGNVDANEACAMPIPQDKILLIDLENNSLNWL; the protein is encoded by the coding sequence GTGCTGCTTTACGTCATTCGCCACGGACAGACGGACTGGAACGCCGAAGGTCGGTTTCAGGGCCAGACGGATATTCCGCTGAACGCCACAGGCCGTGGCCAGGCGATGCGCAATGGCGAAACCCTGCGCCATGTGCTGGGCGATACAGTCGATACATTCGACTTCGTCGCCTCCCCTCTTGGCCGCACCCGCGAGACCATGCAGCGGGTCCGCACCGAAATGGGTCTTGAACCCGAGCGTTACCGGCTCGACGACCGGCTGAAGGAAATCTGTTTTGGCGACTGGGAAGGTCATACAACCCGCGAATTGAAAGAGCTGTACCCAGAACGGGTCAAACAGCGATCCCAGGGCAAATGGGACTTCATTGCTCCGGGCCAACGGGCTGAAAGCTATGAAATCCTGTCCTGGCGCACCGGTGCCTGGCTTGCCTCAGTCCGCCAGCCAACCGTGGCCGTGACCCATGGCGGCGTTATCCGCAGCCTGTTCCGGCTGATTGGCAATGTCGATGCCAACGAGGCCTGCGCCATGCCAATCCCCCAGGACAAAATTCTCCTGATCGACCTTGAAAACAACAGCCTGAATTGGCTGTGA
- the fabI gene encoding enoyl-ACP reductase FabI: MAQISGLMAGKRGIIMGVANNRSIAWGIAKACRDAGAEIALTWQGDALKKRVEPLAQELEGFMAGDCDVTDLESVDAVFKNVEDKWGKIDFVVHAIAFSDKDELTGRYLDTSRENFARTMDISVYSFTAVAKRAEALLKDGGALLTLTYYGAEKVMPHYNVMGVAKAALEASVRYLAVDMGKRGIRVNAISAGPIKTLAASGIGDFRYILKWNEYNSPLKRNVTTDEVGTSGLYLLSDLSSGVTGEVHHVDCGYHTVGMKAVDAPDMSVVKD, translated from the coding sequence ATGGCTCAAATTTCGGGCCTCATGGCAGGCAAACGTGGCATCATCATGGGTGTTGCCAATAATCGTTCCATCGCATGGGGCATAGCTAAGGCCTGCCGGGATGCCGGCGCGGAGATTGCGCTGACATGGCAGGGCGATGCGTTGAAGAAGCGTGTCGAGCCGCTGGCCCAGGAGCTTGAGGGCTTCATGGCAGGCGATTGCGACGTGACCGATCTGGAAAGCGTCGATGCCGTGTTCAAGAATGTCGAGGACAAGTGGGGCAAGATCGACTTCGTCGTGCATGCCATCGCCTTTTCCGACAAGGACGAGTTAACCGGCCGCTATCTGGATACCAGCCGCGAAAACTTCGCCCGCACCATGGATATTTCTGTTTATTCGTTTACCGCTGTCGCCAAGCGGGCAGAAGCCCTTCTCAAGGATGGCGGCGCATTGCTGACGCTGACTTATTACGGTGCGGAAAAAGTCATGCCGCATTATAATGTCATGGGTGTGGCCAAGGCAGCGCTGGAAGCCAGTGTCCGCTATCTCGCCGTAGATATGGGCAAGCGCGGCATTCGCGTCAATGCCATTTCAGCCGGTCCGATCAAGACTTTGGCGGCCTCCGGCATCGGCGATTTCCGCTATATCCTGAAGTGGAACGAATATAATTCGCCGCTGAAGCGCAATGTCACGACCGACGAAGTCGGCACATCCGGCCTCTATCTGTTGTCGGACCTGTCCAGTGGCGTGACCGGCGAAGTCCATCACGTCGATTGCGGTTATCACACGGTCGGCATGAAGGCCGTGGACGCGCCGGATATGTCGGTCGTCAAGGATTAA
- a CDS encoding RT0821/Lpp0805 family surface protein — MRDIAKPDRCRKGRWATSGRFIAMAALCLMLGGCVGGVMDFGGDAPKVDRSISTGTIPNEPEKRSDQDTVRNAVSSADLEKLGPSPVPWANTTTGSAGVINSISEDRSNGVICRVFVTSRHAYDGIAKFYGRTCLAGDGQWQLVNFDKQS, encoded by the coding sequence TTGAGAGACATAGCAAAGCCGGATCGATGCAGAAAGGGACGCTGGGCCACCAGCGGTCGTTTTATCGCCATGGCGGCGCTTTGCCTCATGTTGGGCGGCTGTGTCGGTGGCGTCATGGACTTCGGAGGCGATGCGCCCAAGGTCGATCGGTCGATTTCGACCGGCACTATTCCAAACGAACCGGAAAAGCGGTCCGACCAGGATACGGTTCGCAATGCGGTGTCTTCCGCCGATCTTGAAAAACTGGGTCCGAGCCCGGTTCCCTGGGCCAATACCACAACGGGAAGCGCCGGTGTGATCAACTCGATTTCCGAGGATCGCAGCAATGGCGTGATCTGCCGGGTATTCGTCACCAGCCGCCATGCCTATGACGGCATTGCCAAATTCTATGGCCGCACCTGCCTGGCCGGCGATGGCCAATGGCAATTGGTGAATTTCGACAAGCAGTCCTGA